A region from the Polaribacter sp. Hel1_33_78 genome encodes:
- a CDS encoding curli assembly protein CsgF — MKQTIIFIFILISSFLHSQDLVYTPISPFFGGDAYNYQQILASAVAQNDFTDEQTQFKAPTALENFTNSLNTRLLSALSQSLFQQELGDTNLTVGTYTFGDLVVEITPGTNGLNVNILNITTGEQTLISIPNSN; from the coding sequence ATGAAACAGACAATAATATTTATTTTCATTTTAATTTCCAGTTTTTTGCATTCACAAGATTTGGTGTATACGCCAATAAGCCCTTTTTTTGGAGGTGATGCATATAATTATCAACAGATTTTAGCTTCTGCAGTTGCTCAGAATGACTTTACAGATGAACAGACTCAATTTAAAGCGCCAACTGCTCTAGAAAACTTCACAAATAGTTTAAATACAAGGTTACTTAGTGCTTTGTCTCAAAGTTTATTTCAACAAGAGTTAGGTGATACAAATTTAACAGTTGGAACCTATACTTTTGGAGATTTAGTAGTTGAAATAACTCCAGGAACAAATGGCTTAAATGTAAATATTCTAAATATTACTACTGGTGAACAAACCTTGATATCAATTCCTAACAGTAATTAA
- a CDS encoding CsgE family curli-type amyloid fiber assembly protein, which produces MKNKAVILFIIIIFFTPFSFAQEFDNYELEGKINLFRIDDFLTLRAQALNHESFFINDLNYNLVVLKKNSEGKLSKKSESNDFSLKPSEEKQLAVIKLNFKKNEELKVYLFIKYKDKLVHRDTLFLLPMKEGVVKKIVNEEQFLIKGIVIDRSLTKIGKDYHDFFYKEYLVTKRNYPFIIMIVEKPAMGRSSILSIEVDRKKIHEFFARPEEDYLKANVAQAMRKLRGYNQKRKATFQKQF; this is translated from the coding sequence ATGAAAAATAAGGCAGTAATTTTATTTATAATAATAATTTTTTTCACACCTTTTTCTTTTGCCCAAGAGTTTGATAATTATGAATTAGAAGGAAAAATTAATTTATTTAGGATAGATGATTTTTTAACTTTAAGAGCTCAAGCACTAAACCATGAGTCATTTTTTATAAATGATCTTAATTATAATTTGGTGGTACTAAAAAAGAATAGTGAGGGAAAATTATCTAAAAAAAGTGAGTCTAATGATTTTTCATTGAAACCAAGTGAAGAGAAACAATTAGCAGTAATTAAACTTAATTTTAAAAAGAATGAAGAATTAAAAGTATATCTATTTATAAAATACAAAGATAAATTAGTGCATAGAGATACATTATTTCTCTTGCCTATGAAAGAAGGAGTAGTTAAAAAAATAGTAAATGAGGAACAGTTCTTAATTAAAGGGATCGTGATTGATAGATCGTTAACGAAGATAGGAAAAGATTATCATGATTTTTTTTACAAAGAATATTTAGTTACCAAGAGAAATTATCCGTTTATAATTATGATAGTTGAAAAACCAGCAATGGGAAGGAGTAGTATTTTGTCAATTGAGGTTGATCGAAAAAAGATTCATGAGTTTTTTGCTAGACCAGAAGAAGATTATTTAAAGGCTAATGTTGCACAAGCTATGAGAAAATTAAGAGGATATAATCAAAAAAGGAAAGCTACTTTTCAAAAACAATTTTAG